AGCAACAGCCGCGCGGCCGACGTCGTCGGTACCGGGCCCTCCCCGGTCACCGCGAGCTCGGCACGGATCGAGTGCGCCCGCACGAAACGGTCGATCAGGTCCTGCGCACCTTCGGCCACAGCCGGGACCGGGTCGCCGCTCTGCTCCCCCTCGAGTGTCGAGAGCAGCACCGAGCGCAATTGGTGGGCGCCGGCCGACAGCCGACGACCGATCCGTTCGACGACCTCCCGGGCCTCCTGAGTCAGGCCCGGCAAGCACCGGAGCTCGTGCAGGTCCAGCTCGGCGGCGAACAGCTCCTGGCTCAGTCCGTCGTGCAGCTCGGCGGCCAGCTGCGCAAGGCTGCGGCCCGCTCCGGCCGGGACGCCCGGAGCGGAGTCGACGGCGGGCGGGTCCTGCGGCCGCTCACCTTGCACCGTGGATCCCATACCGGGTGCGCCACCTTTTCCCTCGACCGCCGGACATCAGAGTTTCGTAGTCAACATCCTCCCCGGATGGGTGCCCTTTGCGAACGGAATTGTGCGGGGCAACACTTGGGACGTCACCACCGGACGGCGTCGTCCGCGCAACCGTTCGGGGGCCGCTCGGCGGAATCGGCCCGGCCCAACCCGGAGCGCACCCGGTGGATGGTGGTCGCCAGCTGCAGGTGGAAGGCGCAACGCGGGTCGCGGATCGTGGTGTCCAGGATCTCCTCGATGCGCTTGACCCGGTACTTCAGCGTCGAGGTGTGCACGAACAGCGCCTCGGCGGCCTCGGCCAGCGATGCGGACTCCAGCACCGTGCCCAGGGTCCGGGTCAGCTCGCTGTTGTGCTCGACGTCGTAGTCCAGCAACGGACCGATCCAGCGCTGCACGAACTCGTCCATGCCGGCGCGATCGTCGCTGGCCATCAGCAGCCCGTAGATGCCCAGGTCGTCGTGCACGGCCACGGCGCCGGTGCGACCTGTGGTGGCCAGCACGTCGAGGGTGCGGATCGCGTTGCGGGCCTGCGGGGCGAACTCCGCCGGTCCCGCGCAGACACCGCCCAGCCCGGCCGACACCGACAGCCCGGCCCGGTCGCCGGCGGCGATCACGGCCTCGGCGAACCGGTGCGGGTCCGGCTCGGGGTCGCGGCCCGGCGGACGGGGCAGGAACACCACGATGCGGCCCTCCGCCCGGCCGATTACACCAGCCGGCTCCCCCGGCGCCGCCACCGCGCACTCCTCCGCGGCCAACTCGGCCAGGCGCGCGACGTTGCTCTCGCCGGCGTGCGGGGCGTCGACGGCGAACGCGAACACCCGGTGCGGGCGAGCCAGGTCGTGCCCGAGCGCAACCGCCCGGGCGCCGAGCCGATCCAGGTCGGTGCCCGCGAGCAGGTCGTCGAACAATTCGGCCCGACGGTGGTCGCGCTCGGCCAGGGCGTCGCCGGAGACCATCATGACCAGAGCCAACGTGCGGGCGGCCCGGGAGGCGACCGAACGCGGCCACGCTCCGTCGCTGCGGGAGGTGGCGACCAGGAACCCGAGCATCTCGCCGCAGCCGCGGATCGCGACGAGCATTCGCCGCGGGCGTGCTCCGCGCGAGGGCAGCACGGTCACGCCGCCGAGGGCGACCGCGCGGTCCATGGCCTCGCGGTCCTCCGGCCGGATGTCCGGACGCAGGACCACCCGGTCGACGTCGCCGGCGTGGTCCATCACCAGCATCCGCGGGGTCTGCAGAACCGCGACGCCGTCGAGGATCGCGGCGGTGCGCTCGAGCAGGCAGGACAGGATCGGTCGACGCAGGTTGGCCGGGTCGAACATGACGTCCAGGCGGGCCGGATCGATCTGGGCCAGGTCCGGGGTGA
This is a stretch of genomic DNA from Sporichthyaceae bacterium. It encodes these proteins:
- a CDS encoding ATP-binding protein, which gives rise to MGSTVQGERPQDPPAVDSAPGVPAGAGRSLAQLAAELHDGLSQELFAAELDLHELRCLPGLTQEAREVVERIGRRLSAGAHQLRSVLLSTLEGEQSGDPVPAVAEGAQDLIDRFVRAHSIRAELAVTGEGPVPTTSAARLLLRAVREGLANVAKHAGAARVEVLLRRDECWWTVVVCDDGSGDPESVRSQVAAARSFGLCSLRTDAARVGGRLTLDTAEGLGGVRLTVRVPAGRAVAD
- a CDS encoding helix-turn-helix domain-containing protein, with product MNEGPGDARHRSARGLFSLVPAPPPPAAPGSLAAATPLTPDLAQIDPARLDVMFDPANLRRPILSCLLERTAAILDGVAVLQTPRMLVMDHAGDVDRVVLRPDIRPEDREAMDRAVALGGVTVLPSRGARPRRMLVAIRGCGEMLGFLVATSRSDGAWPRSVASRAARTLALVMMVSGDALAERDHRRAELFDDLLAGTDLDRLGARAVALGHDLARPHRVFAFAVDAPHAGESNVARLAELAAEECAVAAPGEPAGVIGRAEGRIVVFLPRPPGRDPEPDPHRFAEAVIAAGDRAGLSVSAGLGGVCAGPAEFAPQARNAIRTLDVLATTGRTGAVAVHDDLGIYGLLMASDDRAGMDEFVQRWIGPLLDYDVEHNSELTRTLGTVLESASLAEAAEALFVHTSTLKYRVKRIEEILDTTIRDPRCAFHLQLATTIHRVRSGLGRADSAERPPNGCADDAVRW